One window of Leptotrichia trevisanii DSM 22070 genomic DNA carries:
- a CDS encoding metal ABC transporter ATP-binding protein gives MANGQNKKLVSVRNLNFKYKNDYILNDINLDIFKGKNVAILGRNGGGKSTLVKVILGFLRKNSGSIEFFTSENKIGYLPQIREFDTSFPINIFDLVISGLTNKNNLFRRFNNEEKKRAETLLKEFDIFHLKNKLINEVSGGQLQRALIARALISSPELIFLDEPESFLDKEFEFKLFEKIKELSDSTIVVISHELEKIYDYIDSIFVVEGNIQVYEKKEDYVCSNPYLHSHK, from the coding sequence ATGGCTAACGGACAGAATAAAAAACTTGTGAGTGTACGAAATCTTAACTTTAAATACAAGAATGATTATATTTTGAACGATATAAACTTAGATATTTTTAAAGGAAAAAATGTTGCAATTCTGGGAAGAAATGGTGGCGGAAAATCGACTTTGGTAAAAGTTATACTGGGATTTTTGAGAAAAAATTCTGGCAGTATTGAGTTTTTTACAAGTGAAAACAAAATTGGTTATTTGCCACAAATAAGGGAGTTTGACACTTCCTTTCCCATTAATATTTTTGACTTGGTAATATCAGGATTAACTAATAAAAATAACCTTTTCAGAAGATTTAACAATGAAGAAAAAAAACGTGCTGAAACACTTTTGAAGGAATTTGATATTTTTCATTTAAAAAATAAATTAATAAACGAAGTATCTGGTGGACAGCTTCAAAGGGCATTAATTGCACGTGCCTTAATTTCTTCGCCAGAACTTATTTTTCTTGATGAGCCAGAGTCATTTCTGGATAAGGAATTTGAATTTAAACTTTTTGAAAAAATAAAGGAACTGTCAGATTCAACAATAGTTGTAATTTCTCACGAACTTGAAAAAATCTACGATTACATTGATTCAATTTTTGTCGTGGAAGGAAATATTCAAGTTTATGAGAAAAAGGAAGATTATGTGTGCAGCAATCCTTACTTACATTCACACAAATAA
- a CDS encoding metal ABC transporter substrate-binding protein, with the protein MKKLLSLLLLSALFIFSCGNKSETKKEQGTTGGAKEKIVTSVPPLRWLTQKIAGDDFEVISIVQPNMNHELFEPKPSDLKILENSKVFFTYNMLGFEETISDSLSDKNKIVNVLDGVDKNLFIKGDHDHDHEHEHGHEHGKKEEHEHHHEHEGHGGIDPHVWFSLDMMPKVAENIKNELSKLYPDKKETFEKNYNAFITELNQVKAELSQKMASKTKKSFMIYHPALNYFLKNYAIEEISIEQEGKEPSAQQIKEIIDEAKEHNITTILVQPQFPKQSAEAISKEIPNSKVAEFNVDKENVFENLKQFVDYLN; encoded by the coding sequence ATGAAAAAATTATTATCATTACTTTTATTATCAGCTCTGTTTATTTTTTCTTGCGGAAATAAATCAGAAACTAAAAAAGAGCAAGGAACTACTGGAGGAGCAAAGGAAAAAATTGTAACAAGCGTACCGCCTTTAAGATGGCTTACTCAAAAAATTGCAGGAGATGATTTTGAAGTTATTTCAATTGTGCAGCCAAATATGAATCACGAACTATTTGAGCCAAAACCTTCAGATTTGAAAATTCTGGAAAATTCAAAAGTATTTTTCACTTACAATATGTTGGGATTTGAAGAAACAATTTCTGACAGCCTAAGTGATAAAAATAAAATTGTTAATGTTTTGGATGGTGTTGATAAAAATTTATTTATCAAAGGAGATCATGATCATGACCACGAACATGAGCATGGACATGAACACGGTAAAAAGGAAGAACACGAACATCATCACGAGCATGAAGGACACGGTGGAATTGATCCGCATGTTTGGTTCTCGCTTGACATGATGCCTAAAGTTGCTGAAAATATAAAAAATGAATTGTCAAAACTTTATCCAGACAAAAAAGAAACTTTTGAAAAAAATTACAATGCTTTCATCACAGAACTTAATCAAGTAAAAGCAGAACTTTCACAAAAAATGGCTTCAAAAACTAAAAAATCATTTATGATTTATCACCCTGCATTAAACTATTTCCTAAAAAATTATGCCATTGAAGAAATTTCAATCGAGCAGGAAGGAAAAGAACCATCAGCACAGCAAATAAAAGAAATCATTGATGAAGCAAAAGAACATAACATAACTACAATCTTAGTTCAGCCTCAATTTCCAAAACAAAGTGCCGAAGCTATTTCAAAAGAAATTCCTAACTCAAAAGTTGCTGAATTTAATGTTGACAAGGAAAATGTCTTTGAAAATCTAAAACAATTTGTAGATTATTTAAATTAA
- a CDS encoding Fur family transcriptional regulator — MKLTKKRQKIFELVQASNNPVNAKFLKSQVDFDLSTVYRALEFLEKNNYIFSFDFENEKYYFKEENANFFICDSCKHIETVPEFSNEETEKEKSELKKRGFSLLSHLSIFKGKCNDCD; from the coding sequence ATGAAATTAACTAAGAAAAGGCAAAAAATTTTTGAACTTGTACAGGCTTCAAACAACCCTGTAAATGCAAAATTTTTGAAATCACAGGTGGATTTTGATTTATCGACTGTTTATCGGGCTTTGGAATTTTTAGAAAAAAATAATTATATTTTTTCGTTCGACTTTGAAAATGAAAAATATTACTTTAAAGAAGAAAATGCCAATTTTTTTATTTGTGATTCTTGCAAGCATATTGAAACCGTGCCTGAATTTTCAAATGAAGAAACAGAAAAAGAAAAAAGCGAATTAAAAAAACGAGGCTTTTCACTATTGTCACATCTTTCGATTTTTAAAGGAAAATGCAACGATTGTGATTAA
- a CDS encoding metal ABC transporter permease, producing MEFIKIFEYAFMRNALIVGLLSSICCGIIGTYIVNKKMVFISSSISHASYGGIGIGIYLIYFFNLPIKDPLFFGLVFSILSGVLILVLKDTLHVDGDLGIGIVMSMGMAIGIIFAFLTPGYQSDMSTYLFGNILLSNTLNIILLLILDTITVTFFIIFYKSIVYTSFDENFYKIHSVPVTFINYFMIILISSVIIINIKTIGIILIISILTIPQAIAASLARKYSTIIILSIIFSFIGILSGLYFSYTLNIPSGPSIIVLLTILLALVKVGGLVKGKFLN from the coding sequence ATGGAATTTATAAAAATTTTTGAATACGCTTTTATGAGAAACGCCCTTATTGTAGGGCTTCTTTCTAGTATATGCTGTGGAATAATAGGAACTTATATTGTAAATAAAAAAATGGTCTTTATTTCATCAAGTATCAGCCATGCCTCTTACGGCGGTATTGGAATAGGAATTTACCTAATTTATTTCTTTAACTTGCCAATAAAAGATCCATTATTTTTTGGACTGGTTTTCTCAATATTGTCAGGTGTGCTAATTTTAGTCCTAAAAGACACTCTTCATGTTGACGGTGATTTGGGAATAGGTATCGTTATGTCAATGGGAATGGCTATCGGAATTATTTTTGCCTTCTTGACACCAGGCTATCAGTCCGATATGTCAACTTATTTATTCGGAAATATCCTTTTATCCAACACCCTAAACATAATTTTACTGCTAATACTGGACACAATTACAGTCACATTTTTCATCATCTTCTACAAAAGCATCGTCTACACCAGCTTTGATGAAAACTTCTACAAAATCCACAGCGTACCAGTAACCTTCATAAACTACTTTATGATAATCCTAATATCCTCCGTCATAATAATAAACATAAAAACAATAGGAATCATCCTAATAATCTCAATCCTGACAATCCCGCAGGCAATCGCAGCCTCACTCGCAAGAAAATACTCAACAATCATAATTTTATCCATAATTTTTTCATTCATCGGAATACTGTCAGGACTATATTTTTCCTACACACTAAATATTCCATCAGGCCCTTCAATTATTGTACTGCTTACGATTTTATTGGCGTTAGTTAAGGTTGGGGGATTGGTGAAAGGAAAATTTTTGAATTAA
- a CDS encoding YaaA family protein, whose product MKIIISPSKTKKINNLPIKDIGSLIEKEPFYLEITKEIIEKIKTFSVEEIEKKFKLKNEKAQNLLGFYQNYENEKSGNALASYTGVAYKAIKIETFDKSDFEYLESHLVILSALYGILTPYTNVKEYRLDMTNSIFESKSLYEVWKSSVNEYFEKEDIVLNLASKEYSKLINSDKLIDFEFWEDSNGKLKQVSTNSKKMRGFTLNYIVKNKISDVKKLRNITLDGYVFDEDMSDERKFVYVKK is encoded by the coding sequence ATGAAAATTATAATATCACCAAGCAAAACTAAAAAAATTAACAATTTGCCAATAAAAGATATTGGCTCTTTGATTGAAAAAGAGCCTTTTTATCTAGAAATAACAAAGGAAATTATTGAAAAAATAAAAACCTTTTCTGTAGAGGAAATTGAGAAAAAGTTTAAATTAAAAAATGAAAAAGCGCAAAATTTATTAGGATTTTATCAAAATTATGAAAATGAGAAAAGTGGAAATGCTTTGGCAAGTTATACTGGTGTTGCGTATAAGGCTATAAAGATTGAAACGTTTGATAAAAGTGATTTTGAATATTTGGAGTCGCATCTGGTTATTTTGTCTGCTTTGTATGGAATTTTAACACCTTATACAAATGTGAAGGAATATCGGCTTGATATGACAAATTCAATTTTTGAAAGTAAGTCGCTTTATGAGGTTTGGAAATCAAGTGTAAATGAATATTTTGAAAAGGAAGACATTGTTTTAAATCTTGCCTCAAAAGAATATTCTAAACTTATAAACTCTGATAAATTAATTGATTTTGAGTTTTGGGAAGATTCAAATGGGAAATTGAAGCAAGTGAGTACAAACTCGAAGAAAATGAGAGGTTTTACTTTGAATTATATTGTGAAAAATAAGATTAGTGATGTGAAAAAATTGAGAAATATTACTTTGGATGGGTATGTTTTTGATGAGGATATGTCGGATGAGAGAAAATTTGTTTATGTGAAAAAGTAA
- a CDS encoding CRISPR-associated endonuclease Cas6, translating into MKYSILKFKRNETHTMRDLEKLRGFLADKYRENMVFHNHLSDGYNYTYPKLQYKLIKNMLSIMGIGEDVTEINKKLFEEIDYLNIDGNLIFDIQKEIEIFDDEIEFTWDKMYEYRFVTPYLPLNDKNFSKYLRREYTLEQAITNNILEVLKGLGIWLEKENKIYVSADLQITSRDLKNVNMIAFIGNFYTNMKFPDYFSLGKRKSLGYGTFVKVEK; encoded by the coding sequence GTGAAATACTCAATATTAAAATTCAAACGAAATGAAACGCATACAATGAGAGATTTGGAAAAGTTAAGAGGCTTTTTAGCGGATAAGTACAGAGAAAATATGGTTTTTCATAATCACTTGTCGGATGGCTATAATTATACATATCCTAAGTTGCAATATAAACTGATTAAAAATATGCTTTCTATAATGGGAATTGGTGAAGATGTTACTGAGATAAATAAGAAACTTTTTGAAGAAATTGATTATTTAAATATTGATGGAAATTTGATTTTTGATATTCAGAAGGAAATTGAAATTTTTGATGATGAAATAGAGTTTACGTGGGATAAAATGTATGAATATAGATTTGTGACGCCGTATTTACCATTAAATGACAAAAATTTTTCTAAATACTTGAGGAGAGAGTACACATTGGAACAAGCGATTACGAATAACATTTTAGAAGTATTAAAAGGCTTGGGAATTTGGCTTGAGAAAGAAAATAAAATTTATGTTTCCGCAGATTTGCAAATAACTTCAAGAGATTTGAAAAATGTAAATATGATAGCATTTATTGGAAATTTTTATACAAATATGAAATTTCCAGATTATTTTTCGCTTGGAAAAAGAAAAAGTTTAGGTTATGGAACGTTTGTAAAAGTTGAGAAATAA